From Halotia branconii CENA392, the proteins below share one genomic window:
- a CDS encoding prephenate/arogenate dehydrogenase yields the protein MKIGILGLGLIGGSLGYDLRSQGHYVLGVSRRDSTCQRAIALGSIDEASCNLSLLAAADIVFICTPIGLIVPQFKQLINHLSAATIVTDVGSVKAPIVKALAPLWENFVGGHPMAGTTDSGIEAAQRNLFVGRPYVLTPDATTPTTAIAILEEIVRSLGANIYYCQPEQHDRAVSWISHLPVMVSGSLIAACMGETDPQVLQLAKNLASTGFRDTSRVGGGNPELGVMMAQYNRQALLRSLQQYRHNLDEFINLIEQENWAALEQKFQSNQKVRPEFVE from the coding sequence ATGAAAATTGGTATTTTAGGACTGGGACTGATTGGCGGTTCTCTCGGCTATGATTTGCGATCGCAAGGTCATTATGTTTTGGGAGTCAGCCGCCGTGATTCTACTTGCCAAAGAGCGATCGCTCTAGGTAGTATCGATGAGGCATCCTGTAATCTGAGCCTGTTAGCAGCCGCAGATATTGTATTTATCTGTACGCCTATCGGGCTTATTGTTCCCCAATTTAAGCAGCTTATTAACCATCTGTCTGCGGCGACGATTGTGACTGATGTTGGTTCAGTAAAAGCACCGATAGTTAAAGCCTTAGCTCCCCTGTGGGAAAATTTTGTCGGCGGCCACCCAATGGCAGGTACAACAGATAGCGGTATTGAAGCTGCACAACGTAATTTATTTGTTGGTAGACCTTACGTACTGACACCAGATGCGACAACACCAACTACTGCGATCGCTATTTTAGAAGAAATTGTGCGATCGCTTGGGGCTAATATTTATTATTGTCAACCAGAACAACATGACCGCGCTGTCAGTTGGATTTCTCACTTACCTGTAATGGTCAGCGGTTCATTGATTGCCGCTTGCATGGGTGAGACTGATCCTCAAGTTTTACAACTAGCTAAAAATCTCGCTAGTACTGGTTTTCGAGATACTAGCCGTGTCGGTGGTGGCAATCCCGAATTAGGGGTGATGATGGCACAATATAATCGACAAGCATTGTTAAGATCATTACAACAATATCGCCATAACCTTGATGAATTTATTAACTTAATTGAACAAGAAAATTGGGCGGCTTTAGAACAAAAATTCCAGTCAAATCAAAAAGTGCGACCTGAATTTGTTGAATAA
- a CDS encoding pentapeptide repeat-containing protein: protein MTVEELLEQYAAGVTNFIGVDLCEANLSGVKLSGINLSTANLNISNLSGANLNASNLSCANLNVARLSGANLDSANLNNSSLNVANLIRADLSRAQLRKASLVRAELIRADLSKADLFEANLSNADLREATLRQANLRGANLNEASLKGCSLAGANLEMANLNATNLSRADLNSANLREAELKQANLSHANLSGADLSGANLRWADLSGANLRWADLSGAKLSGTNLMGADLSNANLTNASLVYADLTQVTLIKAEWVGADLTGAILTGAKLYSTSRFGLKTEGLTCEWVDLSPSGDRSIIQKFDLEDPKEFFNETSPTIRIIVDAALEQEANFALAGAYYHIAQEYRVLKQPPSMEINRRRTVFTFRVDSDEALFPTACMAILPFRDAVSTQKNIYKIVEMLGKEDLPQLGEKTFHRLKQLTTLTQEAISQAKTIRQMKKNLELAAKLNFFRMPTQTILTNSSAQTLAVHYNPNFGKRFIDPADLDVGFLADISSESATSILPSLNMIMDFVKSFHYISQ, encoded by the coding sequence ATGACTGTAGAGGAATTGCTAGAACAATATGCGGCAGGAGTCACAAACTTTATTGGTGTTGACCTCTGTGAAGCTAACTTGAGTGGTGTCAAACTCAGTGGTATAAATCTCAGTACAGCCAACTTAAATATCAGTAACCTCAGTGGAGCGAATCTCAACGCCTCTAACTTGAGTTGTGCTAATCTCAATGTGGCTCGGTTAAGTGGTGCAAATCTTGACAGTGCCAATCTTAATAATTCCAGTCTCAATGTCGCTAACTTAATTCGCGCTGATCTCAGTCGCGCTCAACTGCGGAAAGCCTCATTAGTTCGGGCAGAATTAATTCGAGCTGATCTCAGTAAAGCTGATTTGTTTGAGGCTAATCTTAGCAACGCCGACTTGCGAGAAGCAACGCTGCGACAAGCTAATCTCCGTGGTGCTAACTTGAATGAAGCCAGCTTAAAAGGCTGTTCTCTGGCCGGAGCAAACTTAGAAATGGCTAATTTAAACGCTACTAATTTGAGTCGTGCTGACCTTAATAGTGCAAATTTGCGAGAAGCTGAACTTAAACAGGCAAACCTTAGCCATGCTAATCTGAGCGGTGCAGATTTAAGTGGAGCCAATCTCCGTTGGGCTGATTTAAGCGGAGCCAATCTCCGTTGGGCTGATTTAAGCGGAGCCAAATTAAGCGGGACTAACTTAATGGGCGCAGATTTGAGCAATGCCAATTTAACTAATGCCAGCTTGGTATATGCCGATTTGACCCAGGTAACTTTAATTAAAGCAGAGTGGGTAGGTGCAGATTTAACAGGCGCAATTTTAACCGGAGCCAAACTTTACTCTACTTCCCGCTTTGGTTTAAAAACCGAAGGTCTGACTTGTGAATGGGTTGATCTTAGCCCATCAGGCGATCGCTCGATCATTCAAAAATTCGACTTGGAAGATCCAAAGGAATTTTTTAATGAAACTTCACCAACAATTCGGATTATCGTTGATGCTGCTTTAGAACAAGAAGCAAACTTTGCCCTAGCTGGCGCTTATTACCACATTGCTCAAGAATATCGGGTGCTAAAACAACCACCTAGTATGGAAATTAATCGTCGCCGGACTGTTTTTACCTTCCGCGTAGATAGTGACGAAGCCCTATTTCCTACAGCTTGTATGGCGATTTTACCCTTTAGAGATGCCGTTAGTACCCAAAAGAATATTTACAAAATAGTAGAAATGCTGGGTAAAGAAGATCTACCTCAGTTGGGAGAAAAAACCTTCCATCGGCTGAAGCAATTAACGACTCTGACCCAAGAAGCTATTAGTCAGGCGAAGACTATTAGGCAAATGAAAAAAAATCTGGAATTGGCAGCAAAATTAAACTTCTTTAGAATGCCTACGCAGACAATATTAACAAATTCCAGCGCTCAAACGTTGGCAGTGCATTACAACCCAAACTTCGGTAAACGATTTATTGATCCTGCGGATCTCGATGTGGGATTTTTAGCAGATATATCCAGTGAATCTGCTACATCTATATTGCCTTCATTAAATATGATTATGGATTTTGTTAAAAGTTTCCACTATATCAGTCAATAA
- a CDS encoding DUF1517 domain-containing protein: MRAFNKMIGRTRYVVCRLFLHLAGSDVAPILGVLNRNAREAIDSDGEMEVLEKGLVDLCETLLRYDEYWLSSANEGDVFWDEGEAANYVDDLFTDSGERYGAELDLNSDSDLEQPLSIPVTRNVVVMITVAYEGEVPDLETNLSNVQALKEALKALISLHYKNKLREIYVHFAPAQLGDELTNDQLLQYYPELIPL; this comes from the coding sequence ATGCGCGCCTTTAATAAAATGATTGGTCGGACTCGCTATGTAGTCTGTCGTTTATTTCTGCATTTAGCTGGGTCAGACGTAGCACCAATTTTAGGAGTATTAAATCGTAACGCACGAGAAGCGATCGATTCTGATGGTGAAATGGAAGTTTTAGAAAAAGGATTGGTAGATCTTTGCGAAACTCTGTTGCGATATGATGAATACTGGCTTTCTTCTGCCAATGAAGGTGATGTATTTTGGGACGAAGGCGAGGCGGCAAATTATGTGGATGATTTATTTACCGACTCCGGCGAACGATATGGTGCTGAACTTGATTTAAATTCTGATTCTGACTTAGAGCAACCCTTATCTATACCTGTTACTCGTAATGTAGTTGTAATGATTACAGTAGCTTATGAGGGAGAAGTTCCAGATCTAGAAACTAATCTGTCTAATGTTCAAGCTTTGAAGGAAGCTTTAAAAGCCTTAATTAGTTTGCATTATAAGAACAAACTGCGGGAAATTTATGTGCATTTTGCACCAGCGCAATTAGGTGATGAACTGACCAACGATCAATTATTACAATATTACCCAGAATTGATCCCTTTGTAA
- a CDS encoding TPR domain-containing glycosyltransferase — translation MSLSLCMIVKNEEVALPKCLSSVKDVVDEIVILDTGSSDRTPNIAQEFGAKIYNFQWCNDFSAARNAALKYVTGDWILVLDADETLAPSIVPQLKSAIQSEEYLLINLIRQEVGAAQSPYSLVSRLFRKHPHIRFERPYHALVDDSVSAILKQEPHWQIGYLQGVAILHKGYQKTAIAQNNKYAKAQAAMTEFLSTHPNDPYVCSKLGALYVEVGKITPGLELLQRGLNQATGGNSNTDKTRQQGYAVRREIIQPEENYEILYELHYHLGIAYSHLQNTQQAINHYQAAIKLPIYPMLKLGAYNNLGNLLKATKDFNGAKKAYETALKIDPSFAAGHYNLGMMLKALGLFTDAIASYQKAIKLNPYYAEAYQNLGVVQLKVGNQQASIIAFRNAIALHEQQNPAEAKRLRQGLYEMGLIKSRM, via the coding sequence ATGAGTCTCAGTCTATGCATGATTGTAAAAAACGAAGAAGTTGCATTGCCTAAGTGTCTCAGCAGTGTTAAAGATGTTGTAGATGAAATAGTAATACTAGATACAGGCTCAAGCGATCGCACTCCTAATATTGCTCAAGAATTTGGTGCTAAAATTTATAATTTTCAATGGTGTAATGACTTTAGTGCAGCTCGTAATGCAGCTCTTAAGTATGTGACTGGTGATTGGATTTTGGTATTAGATGCCGATGAAACTCTTGCACCAAGTATTGTGCCGCAACTCAAGTCAGCAATCCAAAGTGAAGAATATCTTTTAATTAACCTCATCCGTCAAGAAGTTGGTGCAGCCCAATCACCTTATTCTTTAGTTTCTCGGTTATTTCGTAAACATCCACATATCCGCTTTGAACGTCCCTACCATGCCTTGGTTGATGACAGCGTATCGGCAATTTTAAAACAGGAGCCACATTGGCAAATCGGTTATTTACAAGGAGTGGCAATTCTACATAAAGGATATCAAAAAACTGCGATCGCCCAAAATAATAAATATGCTAAAGCCCAAGCGGCGATGACAGAGTTTCTGTCTACCCATCCTAATGATCCTTATGTTTGCAGTAAGCTAGGGGCATTGTATGTAGAAGTCGGCAAAATTACTCCAGGTCTAGAATTGCTACAACGAGGATTAAATCAAGCGACTGGAGGTAACAGCAACACAGACAAAACCCGTCAACAGGGATATGCTGTCAGGCGAGAGATTATACAACCAGAGGAAAACTATGAGATTTTGTATGAACTGCATTACCATTTAGGCATTGCCTATAGTCATTTGCAAAATACTCAACAAGCTATTAATCATTACCAAGCTGCTATTAAATTACCGATTTACCCCATGCTCAAATTAGGAGCATATAACAATCTGGGTAACTTACTCAAAGCAACTAAAGATTTTAACGGTGCAAAAAAAGCTTACGAAACAGCTTTAAAAATAGATCCTAGTTTTGCTGCTGGACATTACAATTTGGGGATGATGTTAAAAGCTTTGGGTTTATTTACAGATGCGATCGCTTCTTACCAAAAAGCCATCAAGTTAAACCCCTATTATGCAGAAGCCTATCAGAATTTAGGGGTGGTGCAGCTAAAAGTTGGCAATCAGCAAGCTAGTATTATCGCATTTAGAAATGCGATCGCCCTCCACGAACAACAAAACCCCGCAGAAGCCAAAAGACTCCGACAGGGGTTATACGAAATGGGATTAATTAAGTCCCGTATGTAG
- the fdhD gene encoding formate dehydrogenase accessory sulfurtransferase FdhD: MPSGSKTKTQIWVVENSKKRLRQDYLTTEEPLEIRLTSPRRTVAVTMRTPGADFELAAGFLYGEGVINCKQDIQRISYCVEGEQRYNIVNVELRQGLIPDLQPLERHFYTSSACGVCGKASLEALRLRGCPVVASSLMVTPEIIYSLSNQLRAAQGIFTATGGLHAAGLFDAQGQLLHLREDIGRHNALDKLIGTALLSDELPLNNHLVMVSGRSSFEILQKSTAAGVPIVCSVSAPSSLAVSVAEEFGITLIGFLRGERFNIYTGSQRISVV; the protein is encoded by the coding sequence ATGCCAAGTGGAAGCAAAACTAAAACCCAAATTTGGGTAGTCGAGAATAGCAAAAAGCGTCTTCGACAAGATTATCTCACCACCGAAGAACCTTTAGAAATTCGTTTAACATCTCCACGTCGCACAGTAGCTGTAACCATGCGAACACCTGGAGCAGATTTTGAATTAGCTGCTGGTTTCCTTTACGGCGAGGGAGTCATTAACTGTAAACAAGATATCCAACGCATCAGCTATTGTGTAGAGGGTGAACAACGCTACAACATTGTGAATGTGGAACTACGCCAGGGGTTGATACCAGATTTACAACCCTTAGAGCGTCACTTTTACACTAGTAGCGCTTGTGGGGTTTGTGGTAAAGCTAGTTTGGAAGCTTTGCGGCTGCGGGGTTGTCCAGTTGTTGCTTCGAGTTTGATGGTAACTCCTGAAATTATTTATAGTCTCTCCAATCAACTGCGAGCAGCTCAAGGTATTTTTACTGCTACAGGAGGGTTACACGCAGCAGGGTTGTTTGATGCTCAAGGACAACTTTTGCATTTGCGAGAAGATATTGGCCGTCACAATGCTTTAGATAAACTCATTGGTACAGCTTTGCTCAGTGACGAGTTACCTTTAAATAATCATCTGGTGATGGTTAGCGGACGCTCTAGTTTTGAGATTTTGCAAAAATCTACTGCGGCTGGAGTTCCTATTGTTTGTTCTGTTTCTGCACCTAGCAGTTTAGCAGTATCTGTAGCTGAAGAATTTGGGATTACCTTAATTGGTTTTTTGCGGGGGGAACGGTTCAATATTTATACTGGTTCACAGAGAATCAGCGTTGTTTAA
- a CDS encoding VOC family protein, with amino-acid sequence MNQIEFLYTEAFVTIASMNLVNLVDFYTQFLGEKPISLIPNVYAEFQLSGVRLGIFQPQTTQESEFNTSAKSTMSLCLEVSNLEDAIAHLKTLGYPPLENILIASHGREIYAYDPDGNRLILHQKNL; translated from the coding sequence ATGAATCAAATCGAGTTTCTATATACTGAAGCATTCGTCACCATTGCATCAATGAATTTGGTCAATTTGGTGGATTTTTATACTCAATTTTTAGGAGAAAAACCAATTTCTCTAATTCCTAATGTTTATGCTGAGTTTCAGCTTTCTGGTGTGCGGTTAGGCATTTTTCAACCCCAGACAACACAAGAATCTGAATTTAACACCTCAGCTAAAAGTACAATGAGTTTATGTTTAGAGGTGAGTAACTTGGAAGATGCGATCGCTCACCTGAAAACTTTAGGCTATCCACCACTCGAAAACATCTTGATTGCTAGCCACGGTAGAGAAATTTATGCCTACGACCCCGATGGAAATCGTTTAATTTTGCATCAAAAAAATTTGTAA
- the ylqF gene encoding ribosome biogenesis GTPase YlqF — protein sequence MGITENYKLNIIQWYPGHIAKAEKKLKEQLTRVDVVLEVRDARIPLATHHPQIDEWVGNKGRVLVLNRLDMVSSQVRSLWVDWFKSQGEVPYFTNAKQGQGVAAISKAAQAAGVELNQRRRDRGMLPRPVRAVVIGFPNVGKSALINRLLGKRVVESAARPGVTRSLRWVRISDELELLDAPGVIPVKLGNQESALKLAICDDIGQASYDNQLVASALVDILNSLQATAPKLLPKLPLQSRYELDSTPHTGEAYLHALAEHRYKKDVERAARQLLTDFRKGLLGTIPLEIPPV from the coding sequence ATGGGTATAACTGAAAACTATAAATTAAATATTATTCAATGGTATCCAGGTCATATTGCCAAAGCTGAAAAAAAGCTCAAAGAACAGCTGACGCGAGTGGATGTGGTATTAGAAGTACGAGATGCGCGGATTCCCTTAGCGACACATCATCCCCAAATCGATGAGTGGGTGGGAAATAAGGGGCGTGTTTTAGTGTTAAATCGCTTAGATATGGTTTCTTCCCAAGTGCGATCGCTATGGGTAGATTGGTTTAAAAGTCAAGGAGAAGTGCCATATTTTACCAACGCCAAACAAGGTCAAGGCGTGGCAGCAATTTCTAAAGCCGCCCAAGCTGCGGGTGTGGAACTCAATCAAAGAAGACGCGATCGCGGTATGTTACCCAGGCCAGTCCGAGCTGTAGTGATTGGTTTTCCCAACGTTGGTAAATCAGCTTTAATTAACCGCCTCTTAGGAAAGCGAGTCGTCGAAAGTGCCGCCCGTCCAGGGGTGACTCGTTCTTTGCGCTGGGTACGAATATCTGACGAGTTAGAATTGCTAGATGCTCCTGGTGTCATCCCCGTGAAGTTGGGAAATCAAGAATCCGCATTGAAATTAGCGATTTGTGATGATATTGGTCAAGCATCTTACGATAATCAACTAGTAGCATCTGCTTTAGTAGATATACTTAATTCTCTCCAAGCTACAGCCCCTAAATTATTACCAAAGCTACCATTGCAGTCACGTTACGAACTCGATTCTACACCCCACACAGGAGAGGCATATTTACACGCTTTAGCAGAGCATCGCTACAAAAAAGATGTAGAACGAGCTGCCAGACAACTTTTAACAGATTTTCGTAAGGGATTATTAGGCACAATCCCATTAGAAATACCCCCTGTGTAG
- the aroA gene encoding 3-phosphoshikimate 1-carboxyvinyltransferase codes for MSAAVITVETQEDLSQKLIIQQPSVGLSLQGRIRVPGDKSISHRALMLGALAQGETEIQGLLLGEDPRSTASCFQALGAEISELNTELVKVKGIGLGNLQEPVDVLNAGNSGTTLRLMLGILASHSGRFFTVTGDSSLRSRPMSRVVKPLLQMGSQIWGRKGNSLAPLAIQGQALEPTHYFSPIASAQVKSCILLAGLMTEGQTTVTEPALSRDHSERMLRAFGANLTIEPETNSVTVTGPAQLYGQKVIVPGDISSAAFWLVAGAIAPNSELVVENVGVNPTRTGILEALALMGADIQLENQREVAGEPVADLRVRSSRLKSCTIAGDIIPRLIDEIPILAVAAVFAEGTTIIRDAEELRVKESDRITVMAQQLNKMGAQVTELPDGMEITGGTSLTGTDVDSYTDHRIAMSLAIAALVSKGITTIHRAEAAAISYPNFTATLQQICR; via the coding sequence ATGTCGGCTGCTGTTATTACCGTAGAAACGCAAGAAGACCTTTCTCAGAAGTTAATCATCCAACAACCTTCTGTTGGGCTATCGTTACAGGGTCGCATTCGAGTACCAGGAGATAAATCTATTTCCCATCGGGCTTTGATGTTGGGTGCTTTAGCCCAAGGTGAGACTGAAATCCAAGGTCTTCTGTTGGGAGAAGATCCCCGCAGCACAGCTAGCTGTTTTCAAGCTTTGGGTGCGGAAATTTCGGAACTAAATACGGAATTGGTAAAAGTTAAAGGTATTGGTCTAGGGAATTTGCAAGAACCAGTCGATGTGTTGAATGCTGGTAACTCTGGTACAACGCTGCGACTGATGTTGGGAATTTTAGCATCTCATTCAGGACGCTTTTTTACTGTCACGGGCGATAGTTCTTTACGATCGCGGCCGATGTCCCGTGTGGTAAAACCTTTACTACAAATGGGATCACAAATTTGGGGACGTAAGGGTAATTCTTTAGCACCCCTAGCAATTCAAGGACAAGCTCTTGAACCTACGCACTACTTCTCTCCTATCGCCTCGGCTCAAGTTAAATCTTGCATCTTACTTGCTGGTTTAATGACCGAAGGACAAACTACCGTCACAGAACCCGCCCTTTCTCGTGATCACAGCGAACGAATGCTCCGCGCTTTTGGGGCTAACCTCACTATCGAGCCGGAAACCAACAGCGTGACTGTGACTGGTCCTGCTCAACTATACGGACAGAAAGTAATTGTACCAGGGGATATCAGTTCAGCTGCTTTTTGGTTAGTAGCTGGGGCGATCGCTCCAAATTCAGAATTGGTGGTGGAAAATGTCGGTGTTAACCCTACGCGCACAGGCATTTTAGAAGCCTTAGCGCTGATGGGAGCAGATATCCAACTGGAAAATCAGCGAGAAGTAGCTGGGGAACCAGTAGCTGATTTAAGGGTGCGTTCCAGTCGTTTAAAAAGTTGTACCATTGCAGGGGATATTATCCCTAGATTAATTGATGAAATTCCCATTTTGGCAGTAGCGGCGGTGTTTGCTGAAGGTACAACCATTATTCGGGATGCAGAGGAATTACGAGTTAAAGAAAGCGATCGCATTACTGTAATGGCGCAACAACTCAATAAAATGGGAGCGCAAGTCACCGAATTACCCGATGGTATGGAGATTACTGGTGGTACTTCTTTAACGGGTACTGATGTTGATAGCTATACAGATCATCGCATTGCCATGAGTTTAGCGATCGCGGCTTTGGTATCTAAGGGGATCACCACGATTCACCGCGCAGAAGCAGCTGCGATTTCTTATCCCAACTTCACGGCTACCTTACAACAAATTTGTCGCTGA
- a CDS encoding thioredoxin family protein, translating to MALTASTMLPVGTKAPDFHLPEVVSNKTISLSTFADKKALLVMFICRHCPFVKHVQKELAQLGEDYFASDLAIAAISTNDAKNYPDDAPESLKAMATELGFKFPLCYDETQETAKAYTAACTPDFFLFDSERKLFYRGQLDDSRPSNGKPVTGADLRAAIEAVLASKPLESEQKPSVGCNIKWKPGNEPSYFG from the coding sequence ATGGCTTTAACTGCTTCGACAATGTTACCTGTAGGCACTAAAGCGCCAGATTTTCATCTACCGGAAGTAGTATCTAATAAGACAATTTCACTTTCTACTTTTGCTGATAAAAAAGCACTATTAGTAATGTTTATTTGTCGGCATTGCCCATTTGTGAAACACGTCCAAAAAGAATTGGCACAGTTAGGAGAAGATTACTTTGCGAGTGATTTGGCGATCGCCGCTATCAGTACCAATGATGCGAAAAATTACCCAGATGATGCGCCAGAATCTTTAAAGGCAATGGCAACAGAACTAGGATTTAAATTTCCTTTATGCTACGACGAAACTCAAGAGACAGCAAAGGCTTATACAGCAGCTTGCACTCCTGACTTTTTTCTCTTTGATAGCGAACGCAAACTTTTTTATCGCGGACAATTAGATGATAGTCGTCCTAGTAATGGTAAACCTGTAACTGGTGCAGATTTACGGGCAGCGATTGAGGCAGTATTAGCGAGTAAACCTTTAGAAAGCGAACAAAAACCAAGCGTTGGTTGCAATATTAAATGGAAACCAGGGAACGAACCTAGTTATTTCGGTTAA